CACTTATTTGTCATTAAtgaccaaaattttaaaacatttcaaaaaatcCCGAAAATCGTGGAGTAGGTTGATATTTACGTTTTtccttgaattttattttattttattttttggataggtGTTTTTCCTTGAATTGATAGGATTTCTTTGTGATAATCTTATCTTTATCTATAGCTACTAAATGcttttcatattattattattattattattattgtaaggactgaatttgtaacgatcccaaattcgtattgggttcgaacgttaaaggcccaaacaataaatttgtagagcgtggatgtcAAAAAACTAGGttaactccaaaagaaaaacgattagaCTTAACGTTTATAGATGAATTAGCATTCACATAACgatcaatttctccttgaaacaagttcagttctttctcataaggttttcttctaaGTGTTCTTTTTTTAGAGGTTCCGATCTCTTTTCTCAATGcattctttcatgttatatactgccctcttggtgtcattttcaccacacacgtgtaggttgggttcgggggatCCCTTCCTGTCTCATCCAACACCTCCTGGAACCTCCAATCAGCAGCTGTAATACTacctcatcactgttcaggcatcacttccacattaatgcggccacagagttggttgagaggcaattaatacGGAGGTAgctgttgttaaagatatttgtttacattttctttcttacccttggtcccatgTCCCACCTTCACTGGTAATGTAGCTCTGAGGTTTGTTTGCAACAACGTGGCGTTCAGGTCGTCCTCGGACTTATACTACCGAGAAGGATTTTATCAtcggacgaatactgaactcacctcACGTGATATCTATTCTCCTTTTCATTTGGTTACCCTTATAATTTGATATGGGCCTCCTCAGACAGTTTTACGTCATCAGATGagccacaggcccaattaacacgattttaataatttattgattaaccggcccccacaattattattattattttcggcATTGGCAAAATATATGCAAGAAGTTTCAGATCTTCTGAACAAAAAATTCCAAGTTCATAGATCTTGTGCGTCCACAAAGATATTGCCACGAAAAATGTAATATATTAGCTGTCaacttaaatgaaaaaaatattagttctGAGGCCAAAAGAGTTGTTTTTGACATCAACTTTCATCACTTTGCGTCAACCAAATAATTCACGTTTTTAGCGAcaacatattattattttgcgtCGAAGTCATTTTTATTGTAGTGTCGGTTAATCTtcgcattattattattattattttttgttttgggagaaAGATTAATCTTTGCAATTTAAGCGGAAGGAACTCGCTTGGGAGTGCGCATAGAATAGctgcaagaaaacaaaagatCCCAACTTGTAATGGCTCTCCTGCCATTTCCCCATTATTAAAAGGTTTAATGGAGTTTATATGTGTCCCACTGACGGTCAGAATGTGTTTACAGTAGTCCATACTGATAGATGACTATTTACTCACATAGTCACATGTTCGTCAGTAATgaccaaatttttaaaacatttcaaaaaatcTCGAAAATTGTGGAGTAGGTTGATATTTACGtttttccttgaatttttttttttttttttgataggtgtTTTTCCTTGAATTGATAGGATTTCTTTGTTCCACGTGGTTCAATATTATCTTTGTGATAATCTTATCTTTATCTATAGCCACTAAATGCTTTAATGCAATATATTAGCTGtcaacttaaaagaaaaatatattagttCTGAGGCCAAAAAGAGTTGTTTTTGACATCAGCTTTCATCACTTTGCGTCAACCAAAAAGCACTTTACAACAAAAATAGATCTTTTCTAATATGAACTGATTCAGGACTTTAAGTTAACGAGAGTCggagtataaaaaaataaaaaaaaattttttttttgagaaacaaaaaaattaaaaaaatttaaatatgtatttatatagtattaaaaaattataaatacttcaaattgttttttttttttaataatactaaGCTAActagaattttattatattattattattattttttttttgttgaagttagagcattcatattagtggtgaaaaaaattttggcatctcaaaaaagttacttttttttattttatcatctcaCTCCAAAACACACCCAAtattaaatattctattttttttttataacttcatttaaaataatataaataatttattaaaataataaagaaagtgagagaatttgagttttttaattaaatgaagaaatataatcataataaaatattgtatcttatttttaacaacttgctatagTCAAGTAGTATTTATGCCAATATATTgtagttgtaaaaaatttagttttaacttctccaataacacatgattttttggttctttgatagtaaaatagtttttttcgctaaaatataattactattgtgaatatttttattatttttgttaagttttttagtCAAATATTTGCTATTTGGATAATGCTAATTATGcttattatgaaaaaagaaagcctAAGATTTTGGAAAGGAGCCTagttataaaaatgaaaaatattctaacttaaaaaaaataaaaataaaaatggacgCAGGGGGGCCGGTCCCCCTTGGCTGTCGGTCCCTGTTTTCCAATAATGAAAAAGCTCCAAAACTTCCAAGTTTTCGAAACTGTCTAAAGATGGCAtgcttttaattattatcattGTCATTAATTTCATCATCTTAATCTACAGccacaaaaatctttttcatattatatatttccTCTATCAAGTGCAAAATATATACCCGAAGAAGTCACAGATCTTCTGCATTAAACATTTCAATATTTGATATCAATTTCCTATTCTCAGTTCTCGCATTTTCCTTTTTACGTTCACAAAGGCTGACATGTTGAATACAGTTTCCGCCATGTGGTCACGGTGGTGGAGTGCTAGCAACGACAAAGATGAACTTTCTAGAGCAAATCTCACTGCTTTAGTCTCTATATTCGCGGTGTTGTTCTGGTTCTTATGGGCAGCCAAGAAATCAAGAAAGCCTCCATTGCCACCAGGTCCACGTGGCTTGCCACTACTTGGGTACCTTCCCTTTCTAGGTACCAACCTTCATAGGAAATTTGAGGAACTGGCAGGGCTCTATGGACCTATCTACAAGGTTTGGCTTGGACAAAAATTATGTGTAGTGATAAGTTCACCATCACTGGTGAAAGAAGTGGTTCGTGACCGAGACACAATATTCGCTAACCGTGACCCTCCCATAGCTGCACGAGTTGCCTCATATGGAGGAGCTGATATTGCATTTTCATCATATGGTCCTGATTGGAAGAAGTTGCGTAAGATTTTTGTGCGAGAAATGCTGAGTAATGCAAATCTTGATGGTTCTTACACCCTACGAAGGGAAGAAGTTAAGAATACTATTAGAAATGTGTATGACAAGATGGGCACTCCCATAGATCTCGGAGTATTGGCGTTTGTGACTGGAATAAACACAGTCATGAACATGGTGTGGGGTGACACGCTACGAGAGGAAGGGACTAATATTGGGGCCGAGTTTAAAAGAATAGTGGCGGAGATGATGGTGCTAATAGGAAAACCAAATGTATCGGATTTTTTCCCCGTGCTTGCAATGTTTGATTTACAAGGGATTGAGAGGCATGCAAAGCAGATTTTGAAATGGGTTGAGCCCATTCTTGATTCTGCCATTGATAAAAGGATGAATTCAGACACAGGCAAAAAAATGAGGACAGGTCAGATTGAACAAAGGAAGGACTTCTTGCAATTTCTCTTGGAGTTGAAGGAACAAGATGGTGCTGCAACATCAATTAGCATGACCCAATTGAAGGCTTTGCTTATGGTATGTCTGTCTAATCTTCTACTTTTTGTACTCCTAATTTAGTGCGTGACCAGGATGGATCAAGTATTTTACTAGTAGATTGTTAGACTAGGCTCgccctttttttttagtcctattttatttatatttagcttgttattttcaattgttagaattatagttaaatgattatatttacaatttttaaatactttaaacttttgaaaaaattagtaatttatcaCTAATGAGTACCTTACTCATGCTTTAACAGGATATAATTGTGGGTGGAGCCGAGACTACTTCAACCATGGTGGAATGGGTGATGGCGGAGCTGATGCACCATCCACAGGTTATGAAAAAAGTCCATGAAGAATTAGCGAAATCTGTAGGGCTGGACAGCTTAGTCGAAGAATCCCATTTGCCCAAATTGCACTATTTAGATGCTGTCATTAAAGAGACATTCCGCTTGCACCCTCCACTTCCCTTTCTAGTACCACGTTGTCCAAGCCAATCTAGCACTATTGGTGGGTACTACATACCCAAAGGTACTATGGTTTGGTTAAATGTTTGGGCTATACATAGGGATCCAAAGATTTGGAAGAATCCATTGGAATTTCAACCAGAGAGGTTCCTAAATGAGTCTAGCAATTTGGATTATTCTGGcaacaattttaattattttccatttGGATCCGGGAGAAGAAAATGCGCAGGGCTTCCATTAGCAGAGAGGACTCTGTTATACATCTTAGCTTCACTCTTGCATTCATTTGAGTGGAAATTGCCACATGATACAGAGTTGGAATTTTCTGACAATTTTGGTATTGTTaccaaaaaattgaacccaGTAGTTGCTCTTCCAACATCAAGGTTATCCAACTTTGAGctctacacaaaataaaattgtgtaatgTCGTTGCATCTTTTTAAGTCAACGTGCAATgtaagatgtttttattttttctagtctaaataaagttgacatgcttgtccttcaaaaaaattttaaatacgcatccatatagtattaacaaactatcaatcaagacaaatatacaaaaatcattgtttcttaatatattaagatacaatcgtctactaacaaaaacaaaaaacacaaaatactattgtttcttaatatattatcTATGAAAAGTGAACTCGACGCTCTtttaaatcttcaaaatcatctatGATTGAATCCAAACTAAATGTCAAAACTATATCCTTTTCAATGTATAACATCAAAGAGTCcgtcaaaaaatcattttccattttgttttgaAGGTTAGTTTTGACAACTTTCATAGCTGAAAATGTTTGCTCTGTAGTTGTAGCA
The sequence above is drawn from the Quercus lobata isolate SW786 chromosome 12, ValleyOak3.0 Primary Assembly, whole genome shotgun sequence genome and encodes:
- the LOC115972112 gene encoding 7-ethoxycoumarin O-deethylase-like, producing MLNTVSAMWSRWWSASNDKDELSRANLTALVSIFAVLFWFLWAAKKSRKPPLPPGPRGLPLLGYLPFLGTNLHRKFEELAGLYGPIYKVWLGQKLCVVISSPSLVKEVVRDRDTIFANRDPPIAARVASYGGADIAFSSYGPDWKKLRKIFVREMLSNANLDGSYTLRREEVKNTIRNVYDKMGTPIDLGVLAFVTGINTVMNMVWGDTLREEGTNIGAEFKRIVAEMMVLIGKPNVSDFFPVLAMFDLQGIERHAKQILKWVEPILDSAIDKRMNSDTGKKMRTGQIEQRKDFLQFLLELKEQDGAATSISMTQLKALLMDIIVGGAETTSTMVEWVMAELMHHPQVMKKVHEELAKSVGLDSLVEESHLPKLHYLDAVIKETFRLHPPLPFLVPRCPSQSSTIGGYYIPKGTMVWLNVWAIHRDPKIWKNPLEFQPERFLNESSNLDYSGNNFNYFPFGSGRRKCAGLPLAERTLLYILASLLHSFEWKLPHDTELEFSDNFGIVTKKLNPVVALPTSRLSNFELYTK